Within Corynebacterium timonense, the genomic segment GCGCGTGCGTGACTGGGCGGACGTCAACGGTGACGGGGTCGTCGACCTCGCCGCCGCCCGCGCGGCACTCGAAGTGTTTGACGTCGACGAGCTCGGGCTGGACCGGCTCGACCGGGCCGTGCTCGATTCGCTGATTCGCGGCCATGGCGGCGGGCCGGTGGGGGTGAACACCCTAGCGATTGCCGTGGGGGAGGAACCCGCCACGGTGGAAGAGGTGTGCGAGCCCTACCTCGTGCGCGCGGGGCTGATGTCTCGGACCGGTCGCGGGCGCGTGGCCACGGCGGCGGCGTGGCAGCACGTCGGCCTGGCGCCCCCGCCGGAGGCACCCGGTCAGCTGAACCTGCTCTAACAGCTGCAATAATGAGTAGCCATGAGTGGGCTTCTTATCCTTGTGCTGATCGTGGTTTTTATGTTGCCGTCGCTGTTGCTCATGCGGAAGCAGCGGGCGCAGCAAGCGGAGGTTGCCCAGCTGCGGGCGAGCCTTGCCGAAGGCGACGCGGTCATCACCATCGGCGGTGTGCACGGCACGATCGTCGCGGCGGACGAGTCGGTCCTGGGCCTCGAGGTCGCGCCCGGCACGGTGATCACCGTGGAGCGCACCAGCGTGGCCCAACGCGCAGCCCGTCCTGAGGACGTTTAGCGCGGGCGAAGCGTGTCGGCGGGGTGCGGTACCGTAGCATGACGCGTTGTGTTCACCCGGCCGCTGTCAGCCCACGGGCGGGAATGCATGTATCGACGGCAGGAATGATGTAGAGGAGAGACCTTAGTGTCCGCACGATCTCGGCGCTCCGGTGGGGGCAATGCGAACACGTCACGGACGTGGCCAGCGAAGGCGATGGGCCTATTCGCGCTGATTGTCGTCCTTGTGTATTCGCTCGTGTTTTTCACAGGAGACAACTCAGCCACCCCGAAGCTCGGCATTGACCTGCAGGGCGGGACCCGCGTCACGCTCGTCCCGCAGGGCGAGGAGCCGACGCGGGAGCAGCTGGAAGAGGCCCGAAACATCATCGAAAACCGCGTCAACGGCATGGGTGTGAGCGGCGCCTCCGTCGTCGTCGACGGCAACACGCTGGTGATTGAAGCCGCGGGCGACGACACCTCGGCCGTGCGAACGCTCGGCCAGACCTCGCAGCTGGCCTTCCGGCCGGTGCTTTCGGGGATGGTGCCGGACCCCGCGCGCCTAGGCGATGTCCTTCAGGGCATGGCGAACTCGTGGGTGGAATACGACGTGATCTCCGTGGAGTCCGCGCAGGAGGTGCTCGACCTGGCGAGTAGCCAGCTCGAGGGCGAGAATAATCTGACGGTCACCGCGGAGTCGATCGACGAGCCCGACGGGCCGGTCGAGGCGTCGGACAGGCGCCAGGCGACGACCGAGATGCTGCGCGAGACGCGCCAGTCGGAGGACCCGACGGAACAGGCCGCCGCCATGGCGCTGATGTCCGGCCTGTGCCAGGAGCAGAGCGTCGACCCGCTGGCAGGCACCGACGTGGAGGACAAGCCGCTGGTGGCGTGCGACTCCACAGCCGGCCAGCCGCTGTTGCTGGGCCCGGTGCCGCTGCTGAACGGGCAGAGTGAACCGGACGGCCAGCGCCTGACCGGCGAGCAGATTGATACCTCTCGCCCCATCACCGGCGGCCTGAACCCCCAGACCAGCCAGATGGAGATCAGCTTCGCGTTCAGCCAGGACGGCGAGTCCAACGGTTCCCAGACGTGGGCGCAGCTGACCAGCGAGATGATCGGCCAGCGTATCGCCATCACCCTCGACTCCCAGGTCATCTCGGCGCCGGTGATCCAGGGCGCCACCCCGCCCGGCTCCGCGACCTCGATTACGGGTAACTTCACCCAGGAGGAGGCCGAGAGCCTGGCGAACAACCTGCGCTACGGTGCGCTGCCGCTTTCCTTCGCTGGCGAGGACGGCGAGCCCGGAGGAACCGCGATGACGGTCCCGCCTTCGCTCGGCCTGGCCTCCTTGCAGGCCGGCCTGTACGCCGGCTTGGCCGGGCTCGCGCTCGTGGCCGTCTTCGTTTTCGCCTACTACCGTCTGTTCGGCCTGATCTCGCTGGTGACGCTCGTCGCCGCCGGAGCTCTCGTCTACGGCTCGCTGGTGCTCCTGGGTCGCTGGATCGACTACTCGCTCGACCTGGCCGGCATCGCCGGTTTGATCATCGGTATCGGCACGACCGCCGACTCCTTCGTGGTCATCTACGAGCGCATTAAGGACGAGCTGCGTACGGGCAAGACCTTCCGCTCCGCCACGGCCCGCGGTTGGGAGCGAGCGAAGGAAACGGTGGTCACGGGTAATATGGTGACACTCATCGGTGCCGTTGTCGTGTACATCCTCGCGGTCGGGGAGGTCAAGGGCTTCGCCTTCACGATGGGCCTGACCACGGTCTTCGACCTGGTGGTTACCTTCCTGGTCACGGCCCCGCTCATGATCCTGGCGTCGCGGCGACCGTTCTGGGCGCGTCCCGCGGTCAACGGTATGACGAAGATATACAAGCTTGTCGACGACGAACGCGCCGCGCGGACGTCGGACAGCGCCAACCGCGACGCGGTGGCTGTTGCCTCCGCCGACCCTGAGGAGAAGTAGAGATGAGCACCGCTAACGCAACCCGCACGACCCGCCGCTCCCGCTTCGACAGGCTGTACACCGGAGACGGTGCCATCGACTTCGTTGGCCGTTCCAAGCTGTGGTACACCATCACCCTCGTCCTGCTTGTCATCTCGATCGCCGCGATGCTTCTGCGCGGGTTCAACCTTGGTATCGACTTTGAGGGCGGCACGAAGATCAGCATGCCGGCGGGTGATCTCGTCGCGGAGGAGGTCGAGCAGACCTTCGTCGAGGCGACGGGGGTGACCCCCGAACTGACCCAGATCGTCGGCGCCGGCGACTCGCGCGTGCTGGAGATCAACTCGGAGCACCTGAGCCAGGAGCAGATCGATAACGCGCGCCAGGAGATCTACGACCAGCACCAGCCCGCTGACTCGGAGGGCAACGTGACCCCCGACGCGATTGGTGATTCGACGGTGTCCGAGTCCTGGGGCTCGACGATCACGAACCGCATGCTGCTTGCCATGGGTGTGTTCTTCCTCGCGGCCGCGGTGTACGTGGCCGTCCGCTTGCAGCGCGACATGGCGCTGGCGGCGATGGGCGCGCTCATCGCCGACGGTGTGATCATCCTCGGCATCTACGCGCTGTTTGGGCTCGAGATCACCCCGGCCATGATCATCGGTTTGCTCACGGTGCTCACCTTCTCCCTCTACGACACGGTCATCGTCTTCGACAAGGTGCGCGAGAACACCACGGGCTTGCTCGATTCCCGCCGCTCCACGTACGCCGAGCAGACGAACCTGGCGGTCAACCAGACGCTCATGCGCTCGATTTCCACGTCGGTGATTTCGGCGCTGCCGATTATTGCGCTCATGATCGTCGCCGTGTGGCTGATGGGCGTGGGCACGCTGCGCGACCTCGCACTGATTCAGCTCATTGGCGTCATCGAGGGCGTCATCTCCTCGCTCTTCCTTGCCTCCTCGCTGCTGGTAACTTTTGTGAACCGGCGCCGCGCGTACCGCGAGCACAACCGCGAGGTGGAGGCCTACCGAGCGGGCGAGCTCGACGACGCGGCGGCAGGCGAGGGCGCGGCATCGTCGTCGCGCCGCACGGTGGAGGCCCCGGTCGCCCCGTCGGGGCCGACGAGTCAGCCTACGGCGTCGTGGAGGCCTGGCGCGCGTTAGGGGAGCGGCCGCTCCCCGCACGGAGCACCCCATAACCCCCGACTCGCGGAAAGGACGGTCTCGATGAATCCCATTCGCGCAGTGCTCGCCGCGGTCGCGGTGGGCGCGCTCGTGGCGTCGCTGGGCCAGACTGGAACACGCACCGATGGCGGCGCCGACGCGGCGGCCTTCGGCTACCAGCTCGGCAGCGACGTGACCACCACCAACGCCGGCACCATGGAGGGCGCGTCGCAGCTCGCGCACGCACTGTCGAGCAGGCTGTACCCGGGTGTTTTCGTGCCTGGGCCAAGCGGCCAGATGATTCCCAATACCGATCTGGCGACGACGCAAGTTCTGCCCGGTGCGCAGCGTCAGGTGGTCTACACCCTGGCGGAGGACGCCACGTTTTCCGACGGGACGCCGGTGACGTGCACCGACTACCTGCTTGCTTTTAAGGCGGGCCAGATGCCGGAGCTGTTCGGCTCGCACATGCCGCTGTTTTCTGAGGTGGAGGAGCTCCAGTGCGCGCCCGGGAGCAAGGAGTTTACGGTGGTGTTCGCTGAGGGGGGCGGCGCGCGATGGCGCGGTCTGTTCGGCGCGGGGACCGTCGTGCCGGCGCACGCCGTGGCACAGCGCGCGGGCATCTCCCCCCAGGACCTGGGTGACGTGCTCGCCAGCGACGACGTCGAGCGCCTGCGCCCCGTGGCGAGCGCCTGGCGCGACGGGTTTTCTCTGGATCACTTCGACCCCTCCATGCAGGTGTCGTTCGGCCCCTACATGATCGATTCCGTCGGCCCGTCCGGGGAGGTCGAGCTGGTGGCCAACGACGAGTACCCCGGCGACGCCCCGCGCACCCCGCAGCTCGTGGTGTGGCCCGCCAGCGCGGACCCGCAGGCGATGCAGCAGGCGGGTGTGCTGCGCGTCGCGGAGCTTACGGAACCTGACCCGGAGTGGATCGACGTGGACGCGGAGGGCAACCCCTACGACGTGACCACCCTGCCCGGAGAACTCACGGACTCCCTGACGTTCTCCTCGGCCGGCCCGTGGGCGGAGCTCGGCACCAGGCGGGCGTTCTCAGCGTGCGTGGACCAGCAGGCGGCCGCCCAGGCATCGAGCCAGGCGTCAGGCGTCGAGGTAGCGGCCCACGGGGTGCACCTTGTGTCCGGCAGCGACCCCCTGGCGCGGCGCTTCGGCGATATCGTCGGCCCGCACATGGAGGTGAACTTGGACGCCGCCCGCGCGGCGGACGGCATGGAGGTGCGCGTGGGCTACGCCGGCACCGCCCCGCGTTCTGCGGCGATGATCGACGCGCTGCGCGCCTCGTGCGAGCAGGCGGGGGTGCGCGTCGTGGACGCAGGCGGCGGTAAGACGCTGCGCGACCTGACGCACATGGAGGTCTCAGAGAGCGGCGAGGAGGTCGTCGTCGACGGCAGCATCGACGTGCTGCTGCGCCCTGTCGACTCTTACACCGAGTACCCGGGGGCGGCGCCGCGGGCCCAGGATCTTCCGGCGCTTCGCGGCCAGGAGCGGGCGGCGTGGGACGCGTTGGATTCCCTTCCGCTGGCGGTCCAGCCTCGTGCGTTCGCAGTTGACAGGAATGTCGGTAACGTAGTCGTGTACACGGGCACCGCCGGGCTTGGTTGGAACATGGACCGCTGGCAGGTCGCTGAGGCCGCGAACACCCCGTAAGCTCCAGCTCAAAGTGAGGACCCCCTTGACAGATTCAGCGAAACAGCAGAGGTACGCGTCCGCCGCGCAGGCGCTGGCGGACAAGATCCGGCGTGTGCCGGACTTCCCTGAAGAAGGCGTCGTTTTTGAGGACCTCACGCCGGTGCTGGCGGACGGAGCAGCGCTGTCGGCCGTCATTAAGCAGCTTGCGGACGCGAGCCGCGATCTCGGCGCCGACATGATCGGCGGCCTCGACGCGCGCGGTTTCCTCCTCGGCTCGGCGGTCGCCTACGACCTCGGTGTGGGCATTTTGGCGATCCGCAAGCGCGGTAAGCTCCCGCCGCCGGTGATCACCCAGGAATACACCACCGAGTACAGCTCCGCCGCGCTCGAGATCCCGGCCGAAGG encodes:
- the yajC gene encoding preprotein translocase subunit YajC, translating into MSGLLILVLIVVFMLPSLLLMRKQRAQQAEVAQLRASLAEGDAVITIGGVHGTIVAADESVLGLEVAPGTVITVERTSVAQRAARPEDV
- the secD gene encoding protein translocase subunit SecD, coding for MGLFALIVVLVYSLVFFTGDNSATPKLGIDLQGGTRVTLVPQGEEPTREQLEEARNIIENRVNGMGVSGASVVVDGNTLVIEAAGDDTSAVRTLGQTSQLAFRPVLSGMVPDPARLGDVLQGMANSWVEYDVISVESAQEVLDLASSQLEGENNLTVTAESIDEPDGPVEASDRRQATTEMLRETRQSEDPTEQAAAMALMSGLCQEQSVDPLAGTDVEDKPLVACDSTAGQPLLLGPVPLLNGQSEPDGQRLTGEQIDTSRPITGGLNPQTSQMEISFAFSQDGESNGSQTWAQLTSEMIGQRIAITLDSQVISAPVIQGATPPGSATSITGNFTQEEAESLANNLRYGALPLSFAGEDGEPGGTAMTVPPSLGLASLQAGLYAGLAGLALVAVFVFAYYRLFGLISLVTLVAAGALVYGSLVLLGRWIDYSLDLAGIAGLIIGIGTTADSFVVIYERIKDELRTGKTFRSATARGWERAKETVVTGNMVTLIGAVVVYILAVGEVKGFAFTMGLTTVFDLVVTFLVTAPLMILASRRPFWARPAVNGMTKIYKLVDDERAARTSDSANRDAVAVASADPEEK
- the secF gene encoding protein translocase subunit SecF; translated protein: MSTANATRTTRRSRFDRLYTGDGAIDFVGRSKLWYTITLVLLVISIAAMLLRGFNLGIDFEGGTKISMPAGDLVAEEVEQTFVEATGVTPELTQIVGAGDSRVLEINSEHLSQEQIDNARQEIYDQHQPADSEGNVTPDAIGDSTVSESWGSTITNRMLLAMGVFFLAAAVYVAVRLQRDMALAAMGALIADGVIILGIYALFGLEITPAMIIGLLTVLTFSLYDTVIVFDKVRENTTGLLDSRRSTYAEQTNLAVNQTLMRSISTSVISALPIIALMIVAVWLMGVGTLRDLALIQLIGVIEGVISSLFLASSLLVTFVNRRRAYREHNREVEAYRAGELDDAAAGEGAASSSRRTVEAPVAPSGPTSQPTASWRPGAR
- a CDS encoding ABC transporter substrate-binding protein, producing MNPIRAVLAAVAVGALVASLGQTGTRTDGGADAAAFGYQLGSDVTTTNAGTMEGASQLAHALSSRLYPGVFVPGPSGQMIPNTDLATTQVLPGAQRQVVYTLAEDATFSDGTPVTCTDYLLAFKAGQMPELFGSHMPLFSEVEELQCAPGSKEFTVVFAEGGGARWRGLFGAGTVVPAHAVAQRAGISPQDLGDVLASDDVERLRPVASAWRDGFSLDHFDPSMQVSFGPYMIDSVGPSGEVELVANDEYPGDAPRTPQLVVWPASADPQAMQQAGVLRVAELTEPDPEWIDVDAEGNPYDVTTLPGELTDSLTFSSAGPWAELGTRRAFSACVDQQAAAQASSQASGVEVAAHGVHLVSGSDPLARRFGDIVGPHMEVNLDAARAADGMEVRVGYAGTAPRSAAMIDALRASCEQAGVRVVDAGGGKTLRDLTHMEVSESGEEVVVDGSIDVLLRPVDSYTEYPGAAPRAQDLPALRGQERAAWDALDSLPLAVQPRAFAVDRNVGNVVVYTGTAGLGWNMDRWQVAEAANTP
- a CDS encoding adenine phosphoribosyltransferase, which produces MTDSAKQQRYASAAQALADKIRRVPDFPEEGVVFEDLTPVLADGAALSAVIKQLADASRDLGADMIGGLDARGFLLGSAVAYDLGVGILAIRKRGKLPPPVITQEYTTEYSSAALEIPAEGVELAGRKVVLVDDVLATGGTLVAATDLIERAGGSVVGYVVVLEVDGLGGRDRLAGAPLVVLANEGE